A single region of the Thermotoga profunda AZM34c06 genome encodes:
- a CDS encoding ATP-binding protein, with product MQIDELYIMNPWWRSQKEIHVDRHISAFEKSTFRYCPEKFFREIPKGKPGIYTIRGPRQIGKTTFLKLYIKKLIEDGVKPSNIFFFMCDGINDRFDLIETVRSFFQMFEEKPGEIRYIFIDEITAIEDWQKSLKYLVDIGLLDNCLVVLTGSSAYDLKKSSERLPGRKGYGKDLVYAPITFGEFLRSSGVDIKRKTIEEILTSSVDDLNRLYLKNAFLKEYFLKYLSAGGFPKVIDDFLREGGITEMTKNVYKDFILGDAEKYLKARTNLLEIFRKLPDIVGQRFSWNSLVDLFTDAVKSVDTIQKYFEYLGYSFILMNVFFVDISRKIIRPKKQKKTYPIDKVIADIISDISGKTIGIPQLVEMLTLRHLLKDFDITQNGLNLYDGPFFWYSERGNEIDFIYNHEGTLIPVEVKYQNKINKSDYLGMKKVFGRGILITQDIIFKDDGIVGIPAWLFFAMIETT from the coding sequence TTGCAAATAGACGAACTTTATATCATGAACCCATGGTGGCGTTCCCAAAAAGAAATACACGTTGATAGACACATCAGTGCTTTTGAGAAAAGCACATTTAGATACTGTCCAGAAAAATTCTTCAGAGAAATCCCAAAGGGAAAACCGGGTATTTACACTATCAGAGGGCCTCGCCAGATAGGAAAAACCACTTTTCTTAAACTCTATATCAAAAAACTGATCGAAGATGGTGTGAAACCGTCTAATATATTCTTTTTCATGTGTGACGGAATAAACGATAGATTCGACCTGATAGAAACTGTGAGGTCTTTCTTTCAAATGTTCGAAGAAAAACCAGGAGAGATCAGATACATCTTCATAGACGAGATAACAGCTATCGAAGACTGGCAAAAATCGTTGAAGTACCTTGTAGATATCGGCTTGCTCGATAATTGCCTTGTTGTTCTCACAGGTTCTTCCGCCTATGACTTGAAAAAATCCAGCGAAAGACTTCCGGGAAGAAAGGGTTACGGTAAAGATCTGGTTTACGCTCCCATCACGTTCGGAGAATTTCTGAGAAGTTCAGGAGTTGACATTAAAAGAAAAACGATAGAAGAAATTCTCACAAGCTCTGTTGATGATCTGAACAGATTATATCTTAAAAACGCTTTTCTGAAAGAGTATTTCTTGAAATATCTGAGCGCAGGTGGTTTTCCCAAGGTAATAGATGATTTTTTGAGAGAAGGCGGAATTACTGAGATGACAAAGAACGTGTATAAAGACTTCATTCTTGGAGATGCGGAAAAGTATCTAAAGGCAAGAACAAATTTGCTGGAAATATTCAGAAAACTTCCAGACATCGTTGGTCAGAGATTTTCCTGGAACTCTCTGGTCGATCTTTTCACAGATGCTGTGAAAAGCGTCGATACGATTCAGAAATACTTCGAATACCTGGGCTACAGTTTCATACTCATGAATGTCTTTTTCGTCGATATCTCCAGAAAGATCATCAGACCCAAAAAACAAAAAAAGACCTACCCAATCGACAAAGTAATCGCCGATATAATATCTGACATCAGCGGAAAAACGATCGGAATTCCACAACTTGTAGAGATGCTAACGCTCAGACATCTTTTGAAAGATTTTGATATTACCCAGAACGGCTTAAATCTCTACGATGGCCCGTTTTTCTGGTATTCAGAGCGGGGAAACGAGATCGATTTCATCTACAACCATGAAGGAACGCTGATACCAGTCGAAGTGAAGTACCAGAACAAGATAAACAAATCTGATTACCTCGGGATGAAAAAGGTGTTCGGCAGAGGAATTCTCATCACACAGGATATCATCTTCAAAGACGATGGGATTGTGGGAATTCCCGCATGGTTGTTTTTTGCTATGATTGAGACCACCTGA
- a CDS encoding glycosyltransferase has product MKILVIGYMHPKNDKRVFRTVRALSERCEVIYQYWTDKDEKEYVDGNVRYMPVKYTKNTKGNYIVEYMRRIKFDRLILDMIENFEYDVVYFHHFLASLPVKAFEVAKRRGKMIVYDVHEYHPENFLNALKGVLKYLKEKVVLNIFKKQLTLSDKVIFVSKEMQEDVYKRLSIDKPYLVFPNYADDVFFSEKREKEICIVGKVSRGMEHEKGILKKLIEHGFRVKLIGMDLGVLSDIPHEYKAFMPYEEMMKELSKCTFSLISYNTIGYENYKNDIFALPNKYYDSLAAGVPVIVKNTFVSMVKEVEKYGIGVVIDPKDVNGSVKKILDAYENYQALINNVKKYQHMFVFDEAKKDELLSFILS; this is encoded by the coding sequence ATGAAAATCCTCGTGATAGGGTACATGCATCCTAAAAATGATAAAAGGGTATTTCGAACGGTAAGAGCATTGTCAGAAAGGTGCGAGGTGATCTATCAATACTGGACAGACAAAGATGAGAAGGAGTACGTCGATGGTAATGTCAGATATATGCCAGTGAAATACACGAAAAATACAAAGGGCAACTATATAGTGGAATACATGAGAAGGATAAAGTTTGACAGATTAATTTTGGATATGATCGAGAACTTTGAATACGATGTTGTGTACTTTCACCATTTCTTGGCAAGTTTGCCCGTTAAGGCTTTTGAGGTGGCAAAGAGAAGAGGAAAGATGATTGTATACGATGTGCACGAGTATCACCCTGAAAATTTCTTGAATGCGCTAAAAGGGGTCTTAAAGTATTTGAAAGAAAAGGTTGTATTGAATATATTCAAAAAACAATTGACTTTGTCAGACAAGGTTATTTTTGTTTCCAAAGAAATGCAGGAAGATGTGTACAAAAGGCTTTCAATTGACAAGCCCTATCTTGTTTTTCCAAATTATGCAGATGATGTGTTTTTCTCGGAGAAAAGGGAGAAGGAGATATGCATTGTTGGAAAAGTATCGAGGGGTATGGAACATGAGAAGGGAATTTTGAAGAAGTTAATTGAGCACGGGTTTAGGGTCAAGTTAATAGGTATGGATTTGGGTGTGCTAAGTGATATTCCACATGAGTACAAAGCCTTTATGCCATACGAAGAGATGATGAAAGAACTTTCAAAATGTACTTTTTCCCTTATTTCGTACAATACGATCGGCTATGAAAATTACAAAAACGATATATTCGCACTACCAAACAAGTATTACGATTCACTTGCAGCTGGAGTGCCTGTTATAGTGAAGAATACGTTTGTGTCGATGGTAAAAGAAGTAGAGAAGTACGGCATAGGTGTGGTGATTGATCCTAAGGATGTAAATGGTTCTGTGAAGAAGATACTGGATGCTTATGAAAATTACCAAGCATTGATTAATAATGTGAAAAAATACCAGCACATGTTTGTATTTGATGAGGCGAAAAAAGACGAGCTCTTGAGTTTTATCTTAAGTTGA
- a CDS encoding TAXI family TRAP transporter solute-binding subunit — MKKFFFVLLMGLFFVAFAAQWPSQLRFVSGPSGGTWFALGGTLAGIWSQAVISTTSGTGGGTANILTISRSQADLGFTTLSGFTAAIKGLDPFKEPVKGTMLLANIYRQYAYFIMRKDYATKNGIKTLGDVIKKKLPIRFATLTPGTTSEFVTRVLFEKGYGVSWSDIKSWGGRVEFASYTDGANLLCDNHLDMFAFQISRVASVVMDIESRIDVVILPVDDEALQKLAQYLGTTKFYIEPGVYKSVTEPVSTVGDYVCIVARESLPEDLVYKLAEALWNNKEQIAKAFVDVAELNPSEAISEGVPAHPGAVKFWSEKNQK; from the coding sequence ATGAAGAAATTTTTCTTTGTCTTGCTCATGGGTTTGTTCTTTGTGGCATTCGCGGCACAGTGGCCATCACAGCTGAGGTTCGTCTCTGGTCCGTCCGGAGGAACTTGGTTCGCACTGGGTGGTACGCTCGCAGGTATATGGAGCCAAGCAGTTATATCCACGACCAGTGGCACAGGTGGTGGTACTGCCAACATTTTGACTATCTCCAGGAGTCAAGCAGATCTAGGGTTCACCACATTGTCTGGTTTCACAGCCGCAATCAAGGGATTAGACCCCTTCAAAGAACCGGTGAAAGGCACCATGCTGCTTGCAAACATCTACAGGCAATACGCTTACTTTATTATGAGGAAAGATTATGCGACTAAGAATGGCATCAAGACTTTGGGAGATGTTATAAAGAAAAAGTTGCCCATCAGGTTCGCAACGCTCACGCCAGGTACCACATCAGAGTTCGTCACACGCGTACTGTTTGAAAAAGGTTACGGTGTCAGCTGGTCAGACATCAAATCTTGGGGTGGCAGGGTTGAGTTTGCTTCTTACACAGATGGCGCTAATTTGTTGTGTGACAACCATTTAGACATGTTCGCGTTTCAAATCAGTCGTGTGGCTTCCGTCGTCATGGACATAGAGAGCAGAATCGATGTTGTCATCCTTCCAGTGGATGATGAGGCGCTCCAAAAATTGGCCCAGTACCTGGGAACTACGAAGTTTTACATAGAACCAGGTGTCTACAAGAGTGTCACTGAACCCGTTTCGACTGTTGGTGATTATGTGTGCATAGTAGCCCGCGAAAGTCTGCCAGAAGATTTGGTCTACAAACTGGCTGAAGCGCTTTGGAACAACAAAGAACAGATCGCGAAAGCTTTCGTGGACGTGGCTGAATTGAATCCGAGTGAAGCCATCAGCGAGGGTGTGCCTGCACATCCAGGTGCAGTGAAGTTCTGGTCAGAGAAAAATCAGAAGTGA
- a CDS encoding class I SAM-dependent methyltransferase — protein MASLMDYLSGKEFSNGLQISFPDQPYTTRLEFLEKLCVSKRVLHIGFADHKDVINEKIKNNLWLHKRLLDVSQSCYGIDINCDSVEYVRKELGISNVYCLDIITEELPTDLLEKNFDIAILGEVIEHVNNPVLFLSKIKNKLSLICRSLVITTPNALRLANFEFALRGIETINTDHRYWFTPYTLMKVATEAGLVIQNLYFVNSYYNQKDFYLLSKIPILREDLVLIAQI, from the coding sequence ATGGCTTCTTTAATGGATTATTTGAGTGGAAAGGAATTTTCAAACGGTCTTCAAATATCTTTTCCAGATCAACCTTATACAACGCGATTAGAGTTTCTTGAAAAGCTCTGCGTGAGTAAGCGAGTTCTTCACATAGGTTTTGCGGACCACAAAGATGTGATTAATGAGAAAATCAAGAACAATCTCTGGCTTCACAAAAGGCTTTTAGATGTCTCACAAAGCTGCTATGGAATAGATATTAATTGTGACAGTGTAGAGTACGTGAGGAAAGAACTTGGAATCTCTAATGTGTATTGTCTGGATATAATAACCGAAGAACTTCCTACGGATCTTTTAGAAAAGAACTTCGACATAGCAATTCTCGGTGAAGTTATCGAACATGTTAACAATCCAGTATTGTTCCTGAGTAAAATAAAAAATAAATTGTCACTTATTTGTCGCTCACTGGTTATAACAACTCCCAATGCACTTAGATTGGCTAATTTTGAATTTGCACTCCGTGGAATTGAAACAATCAACACGGACCATCGGTATTGGTTTACACCTTATACACTTATGAAAGTAGCAACTGAAGCTGGTTTAGTGATACAAAACTTATATTTCGTCAATAGCTATTACAACCAAAAAGACTTTTACCTTCTTTCCAAAATTCCTATTCTCAGAGAGGATCTGGTTTTGATTGCGCAGATTTGA
- a CDS encoding glycosyltransferase family protein, whose amino-acid sequence MDLDFGLKLIGMDLDVFSDIPHEYKAFMPYDGMMKEFSKSAFSLILYNTIGYDYKNYIFALPNKYYDSLAAGVPVIVKNTFLSMAREVESYKVGVVIDPKNVDESVEKIESL is encoded by the coding sequence ATGGATTTGGACTTTGGACTCAAGTTGATAGGCATGGATTTGGATGTTTTTAGCGATATTCCACATGAATACAAAGCATTTATGCCATATGATGGGATGATGAAAGAATTTTCAAAGTCTGCTTTTTCGCTTATTTTGTACAATACCATAGGTTATGATTACAAAAACTATATATTTGCTTTACCAAATAAATACTACGATTCACTTGCAGCTGGCGTGCCTGTGATTGTGAAAAATACGTTTTTATCTATGGCGAGAGAGGTTGAAAGTTATAAAGTTGGAGTGGTTATAGATCCTAAAAATGTGGATGAGTCGGTAGAGAAGATTGAAAGCTTATGA
- a CDS encoding ATP-binding protein, producing MDLNQIIERLELRTTRLTNFLPERKRLFFKQLEAKFQNRAILLHGPRGVGKTTFLLLMAKRHNLLYISGDDPLLLTVPLQDLLETILINYPGVIIDEIHFMPNWSAMLKFLYDSFPNKTIWISDSSSVLLRKSVDDLSRRFVLLKLPLMSLREYIHFEAGIDLEVLDSPFENLAEYTSEILRQVDILNFFKDYREKGTRPFYIEGNFKEKLLNTLEKTIYYDITHLLNVVHENHFGVMKAIISHLAYSKIQTFNVESMCRQWAIGKPKLYELLHAMEESGVINIAYKDKIEKPYSKGAKIFFADPALYYALEGEIGNFREAFTIFALKERGKILASKNEEEADFIFEGAKVVKLEIWGKNKRSKSSDFVVRDDIDLPIRNTIPLWTLGMLW from the coding sequence ATGGATCTAAATCAAATAATTGAAAGGCTTGAACTACGTACAACAAGGCTAACAAACTTCTTGCCAGAAAGGAAACGATTGTTTTTCAAGCAGCTTGAAGCGAAATTTCAAAACAGGGCAATACTACTTCATGGTCCACGAGGTGTTGGCAAAACCACCTTCCTGCTTCTCATGGCAAAAAGGCACAACTTGTTGTATATCTCGGGCGATGATCCGCTCCTTTTAACTGTACCTCTGCAAGATTTACTCGAAACGATTCTCATAAACTACCCGGGTGTTATCATCGACGAAATTCACTTTATGCCAAATTGGTCCGCCATGCTGAAGTTCTTGTACGATTCCTTTCCAAACAAAACGATCTGGATTTCCGACAGTAGTTCTGTGTTACTGAGAAAAAGCGTGGACGATCTTTCAAGGCGATTTGTGCTTTTGAAACTTCCATTGATGTCTCTAAGAGAGTACATACATTTCGAAGCGGGCATTGATTTAGAAGTATTAGATTCACCGTTCGAAAACCTCGCCGAATACACTTCTGAAATCTTAAGGCAAGTAGACATATTGAACTTTTTCAAAGACTATCGCGAAAAAGGCACCAGACCGTTCTACATCGAAGGGAATTTCAAAGAGAAGCTATTGAACACCCTTGAAAAAACGATATACTACGACATAACACACCTGCTAAACGTTGTTCATGAAAATCACTTTGGAGTGATGAAAGCGATAATCAGCCACCTTGCATACTCTAAAATCCAAACATTTAACGTCGAATCAATGTGCAGGCAGTGGGCTATAGGAAAGCCTAAATTGTACGAACTTCTTCACGCTATGGAAGAATCCGGCGTGATAAATATAGCCTACAAAGACAAGATTGAAAAGCCATACTCTAAGGGCGCGAAGATTTTCTTTGCCGATCCAGCCTTGTACTATGCCCTTGAAGGGGAAATTGGAAACTTCAGAGAAGCCTTCACAATCTTTGCACTTAAAGAGAGGGGAAAGATCTTAGCCAGCAAAAATGAAGAGGAGGCAGATTTCATATTCGAAGGTGCAAAAGTTGTAAAGCTTGAAATCTGGGGAAAAAATAAACGATCAAAATCAAGTGACTTTGTCGTTAGAGATGATATCGATCTTCCCATAAGAAACACAATACCCCTGTGGACACTTGGCATGTTGTGGTAA
- a CDS encoding glycosyltransferase family protein, with the protein MKILVIGYMHPKYDKRMFRTVKMLAERCEVIYRYLTDKDEKECVEGNIRYVPVKYAKDGKTKYILEYFKRISFDKVIFDLIRDSEYDVVYFHHFLASLLVKAFKVAKKRGKVVIYDIHI; encoded by the coding sequence GTGAAAATCCTTGTGATAGGCTACATGCATCCAAAGTACGACAAAAGGATGTTTCGAACGGTAAAGATGTTGGCTGAAAGATGTGAGGTAATTTACCGATATTTGACAGATAAAGACGAGAAAGAATGTGTTGAAGGTAATATTAGATATGTGCCTGTAAAGTATGCAAAGGATGGTAAAACAAAATATATTTTAGAGTATTTTAAAAGAATATCTTTCGATAAAGTGATCTTTGATTTGATCAGAGATAGTGAATACGATGTTGTGTATTTCCATCATTTCTTGGCAAGTCTGCTTGTTAAGGCTTTCAAAGTGGCAAAGAAGAGAGGGAAGGTGGTCATCTATGATATCCACATTTAG
- a CDS encoding glycosyltransferase: protein MKFEDVIKLIEKKDFSAAKQLAQSIESDIERLNILGIINFYENNLDDALKDFKNALEIAPTHNDVLFNYAKVLFEKGEYFESWRYLTRISDKSWEIWDMLGDTQFKSGNMPMALHYYKKAYDMSNLSELKTKYDSLRNQYHTGKKFAILCLPGLDNFIHNISEILSHVYDVKLVVSADSKEIQEAYSWADIVWLEWANEMAVAITNNLPKGTKKIICRLHRYEAFANYTRNINWKNVDRLILVAEHIGDVLKEYHSNAYEKFRDKIVVVPNGLDLCKFDFRPRGHGYNIAIVALINHRKDPAAWLQVIGYLKQIDPRYTLHIAGSFQEIHYQNYFEHFIKEADLEENVKLYGHIKDIAKFLEDKNYILSTSIHEGHPYNIMEAMARGIKPIIHNYEGAKVQWPEKLVYNFIFEIPKIIESEYSSERYRKHVEDNYSLERQMEKILYLIITL from the coding sequence ATGAAATTTGAAGATGTTATAAAACTCATAGAGAAAAAGGACTTTTCTGCGGCAAAACAGCTGGCACAAAGTATAGAAAGCGATATCGAAAGGTTGAATATCCTTGGAATAATCAATTTCTATGAAAATAACTTAGACGATGCACTTAAGGATTTTAAAAACGCTTTGGAAATCGCTCCAACTCACAACGATGTGTTATTCAATTATGCAAAAGTATTGTTTGAAAAAGGCGAATATTTTGAATCTTGGAGGTACCTTACAAGAATAAGTGACAAATCATGGGAAATTTGGGATATGCTTGGAGATACTCAATTCAAATCAGGAAACATGCCAATGGCTCTTCACTATTACAAGAAAGCCTACGATATGTCCAATTTATCAGAATTGAAAACTAAGTACGATTCCTTGAGAAACCAATACCACACAGGAAAGAAGTTTGCCATATTGTGCCTCCCGGGACTTGATAACTTTATTCACAATATATCCGAGATATTATCACATGTATATGACGTAAAACTGGTGGTAAGCGCTGATTCGAAGGAGATTCAGGAAGCTTACAGCTGGGCAGATATAGTCTGGCTTGAATGGGCAAACGAAATGGCTGTTGCGATAACAAACAACCTTCCGAAAGGCACAAAAAAGATAATTTGCCGCCTACACCGTTACGAAGCCTTCGCAAATTATACAAGAAACATAAATTGGAAAAACGTGGATAGGTTGATACTTGTTGCCGAACACATAGGTGATGTTTTAAAAGAATATCACTCAAATGCCTATGAAAAATTTCGTGATAAAATTGTCGTCGTGCCAAACGGTTTGGATCTTTGTAAATTCGATTTTAGACCACGTGGCCACGGATACAACATAGCTATCGTTGCACTGATAAATCATAGGAAAGATCCAGCCGCTTGGCTTCAAGTAATAGGCTATCTCAAACAAATAGATCCACGTTACACACTGCATATAGCTGGTTCCTTTCAAGAAATTCACTACCAGAATTATTTTGAACATTTCATTAAAGAAGCAGACCTTGAAGAGAACGTCAAACTCTACGGGCACATTAAAGACATAGCCAAATTCTTGGAAGATAAAAACTATATTCTGTCTACGAGCATCCACGAAGGTCATCCGTACAACATAATGGAAGCAATGGCAAGGGGCATTAAGCCTATCATTCATAATTATGAAGGAGCTAAAGTGCAATGGCCAGAAAAGCTTGTGTACAACTTCATCTTTGAAATTCCGAAGATAATAGAATCTGAGTACTCTTCAGAAAGATATAGAAAACATGTGGAGGACAATTATTCTCTTGAAAGGCAGATGGAGAAAATACTATATTTGATTATTACTCTATAA
- a CDS encoding UDP-N-acetyl glucosamine 2-epimerase, with product MQEAILTIILRTNIYLKAIEKGSKYIQEILVHNVLSDPEDLTEKFELLMKPTDYPENLYGDGQAGRKIAELIVRYNSN from the coding sequence TTGCAGGAGGCAATTCTAACCATAATATTGAGAACAAACATTTATTTGAAAGCAATAGAAAAAGGCAGCAAATATATACAAGAAATTTTAGTTCATAATGTGTTGAGTGATCCAGAAGATTTGACAGAAAAGTTTGAATTACTTATGAAACCAACTGATTATCCAGAAAATCTTTATGGGGATGGACAAGCTGGAAGAAAAATCGCTGAGTTGATTGTTCGATATAACAGCAACTGA
- a CDS encoding TRAP transporter permease gives MRKLTGATYFFAFFSLIAMGIFHIYTAIFGTFEAYLQRNIHLIFALPLAFIFYPATQKSPKDRVPWYDWLLFVLAISPCLYAIINYEKIIYRMVQVEEVTVAQILLGTLLIVLILEATRRIVGLALTILAAASILYMYAGHLLPGQFKGMYVTYDRIVEHLYLTGEGIFSTPLGVSATFVMIFLILGGFLEHSGIGEYFMDLSKSLAGKATGGPAKIAVVSSSLFGSISGSAVANVYATGTFTIPMMKQLGFSPVFAGAVEAVASSGGQIMPPIMGAAAFIMASFLGIPYKQVMIAALIPAFLYYFYVFMSVHARASKLNLKGLPSEMIPPIKQVLKKLYVLFPIALLVVLIMRGYTPMTAATWGIVSSWFVSLLDKKHRMGPRGILNAIYDGSKNVFVVAIACATAGIVVGAVTLTGIGFKLVGFIFSLAHNIPFLALIMVMLMAIVLGMGLPTTAAYIVASALAVPALVKLGFDTLASHMFVFYFAVFSAITPPVALAAYAASSISGAKPSQTGYQAFRLGLIAMIVAFAFMYDTSFLLRASLAKTLFALIAGIVSAFALSYAFEGFFKVQLKVPMRVLLTVLGVFTLFPIFWLRLASILAFVAFYVTTYLKKSK, from the coding sequence ATGCGTAAACTCACAGGAGCGACTTATTTTTTTGCTTTCTTTTCGCTTATAGCGATGGGAATATTCCACATCTATACAGCGATATTTGGCACCTTTGAAGCATACCTTCAGAGGAACATCCATTTGATATTTGCTCTCCCACTCGCGTTCATTTTCTATCCTGCTACCCAGAAAAGTCCAAAGGACAGAGTGCCTTGGTACGATTGGCTTTTGTTCGTACTTGCGATCTCTCCATGTCTGTATGCGATCATAAATTACGAGAAGATCATCTATCGTATGGTCCAGGTGGAAGAAGTTACAGTTGCACAGATCTTACTTGGTACATTGCTCATCGTCTTGATACTCGAAGCCACACGCAGAATCGTTGGACTCGCGCTCACAATTCTTGCAGCTGCTTCTATCCTTTATATGTACGCTGGGCACCTCCTGCCTGGCCAGTTCAAAGGCATGTATGTCACGTACGATAGGATAGTGGAACATTTGTATCTAACAGGTGAAGGCATATTCTCTACACCTTTGGGTGTTTCAGCCACATTCGTTATGATCTTCCTCATCCTTGGTGGCTTTCTCGAACACAGTGGAATTGGGGAATATTTCATGGATCTGTCCAAATCGCTCGCCGGTAAAGCCACAGGTGGGCCGGCGAAGATCGCGGTGGTGAGCTCTAGCCTGTTCGGTAGTATCTCTGGTTCGGCTGTAGCGAACGTCTATGCGACGGGTACGTTCACTATACCCATGATGAAACAGCTCGGCTTTTCGCCAGTCTTCGCTGGAGCTGTAGAAGCGGTAGCGAGTAGTGGTGGCCAAATCATGCCGCCGATCATGGGTGCAGCTGCGTTCATCATGGCGTCATTTCTGGGTATTCCTTACAAACAAGTGATGATCGCTGCGCTCATCCCAGCGTTTCTCTATTATTTCTATGTCTTCATGTCCGTTCATGCCAGGGCTTCAAAGCTCAATCTGAAAGGTCTTCCAAGCGAGATGATACCGCCTATAAAACAAGTTTTGAAAAAGCTTTACGTACTCTTTCCTATAGCATTGCTCGTCGTGCTCATCATGAGAGGTTACACACCTATGACTGCGGCCACGTGGGGTATTGTGAGCAGTTGGTTCGTTTCTCTACTGGACAAAAAGCACCGCATGGGACCAAGGGGCATTTTGAACGCCATCTATGATGGCTCGAAAAATGTTTTCGTTGTGGCGATCGCTTGCGCCACGGCAGGCATAGTCGTCGGTGCTGTCACTTTGACGGGCATTGGTTTCAAATTAGTGGGTTTCATTTTCTCACTCGCACATAACATTCCGTTCCTCGCATTGATTATGGTGATGCTCATGGCGATTGTTTTGGGTATGGGACTTCCTACCACGGCTGCGTACATCGTTGCATCGGCTTTGGCAGTGCCCGCGCTTGTGAAGTTGGGATTCGATACTTTGGCATCACATATGTTCGTTTTCTACTTTGCTGTGTTCTCTGCAATCACACCACCAGTGGCACTCGCTGCCTATGCTGCCAGCTCTATTTCGGGTGCAAAGCCATCTCAAACGGGTTATCAAGCATTCAGATTGGGCTTGATCGCCATGATCGTAGCATTCGCATTCATGTATGACACAAGTTTTCTTCTTAGGGCCAGCTTGGCGAAAACCCTTTTCGCTCTTATCGCAGGCATCGTTTCTGCTTTCGCCCTGAGTTATGCATTCGAAGGTTTCTTCAAAGTACAATTGAAAGTACCAATGAGAGTGTTGTTAACTGTTTTGGGAGTGTTCACGTTGTTCCCAATTTTCTGGCTCAGGCTTGCCTCTATCCTTGCCTTCGTGGCCTTCTACGTGACAACATATTTGAAGAAATCAAAATAA